TGACGGATGAGGATATGAAAAATGGTAAGGATTATATTTCTGTTATGGAAGATAATCTGACTGCCCTTGAAAAAACAACTTCCCAAGAAGGTTCTGAAATTTTGCCAGAAGAAGGTGCTGAGACTGCGCAAACTGTTTATAATGGTTATTTTGAAGATAGTGCCGTAAAAGATCGTACTCTTTCAGATTATGCAGGTGAGTGGCAGTCGGTTTATCCATACTTGCTGGACGGGACGCTGGATCAAGTCTGGGATTACAAGGCTAAGATCAAAGGTGGTATGACAGCTGAAGAGTACAAGGCTTATTACGATACAGGCTACAAAACAGATGTTGATCAAATTAACATTACAGATAATACCATGGAATTTGTAGTGGGAGATAAGAAAGAAAAATTCACGTATAAGTATGTGGGCTATAAGATTTTGACCTACAAAAAAGGAAATCGTGGTGTTCGTTTCTTGTTTGAAGCAACGGATGCAAATGCTGGTAACTATAAGTATGTTCAATTTAGCGACCACAATATCGCCCCTGTTAAAACAGGTCACTTCCATATCTATTTTGGTGGAGAGAGCCAAGAAAAACTCTTGGAAGAGTTGGAAAACTGGCCGACATACTACCCTGTTGGTTTGACTGGTTTGGAAATTGGTCAGGAAATGCTGGCTCACTAAGAATAATGAGAAGACTGGGCAAGATGTTCAGTCTTTCTTCTTGACAATTTTTGACTACAAATGTAAACTAAAGTTAGAAAATGATTGTTGGGAGGTGAGTTTGTGGAGCAGACAATTTCTGCTGCGGAGTGGCAGGTCATGCGGGTCTTGTGGGCCCAGCCTGGTGCGACTTCTCAGGAAATTATTCAGGCCTTGCAGGAAGGCTTTGATTGGCAGGCGACGACCATTAAGACACTTTTAGGGCGGCTGCGGAAGAAAAACTATTTGAGAATGGCTAAGGAAACTAGCAAGTACCACTACTACCCGCTGATCAGTGAAGAGGAACATTTGCAGGGGCAGGTGGAGCTCTTACTAGCTGCCATATGTTCCACAAAACAGGGGCAACTGGTTGAAAAACTGCTAGACACAGGGACATTTTCCCAAAAAAGCCTAGAAAATCTGGCCAGCAAAATCTCTCAGCTACAAAAGACTGCACCTGAGCGAATCGCTTGTCGGTGTTTGGTGGGGCAATGTACCTGTGGGCATCATACAAAAGGAGAAAGAAGATGAAGCAAACTTTGAAATTGAAAAACTTATCGTGTCAGAACTGTGTCAAACACGTGACCAATCACCTCTTGGACTTG
This region of Streptococcus suis genomic DNA includes:
- a CDS encoding CopY/TcrY family copper transport repressor, producing the protein MEQTISAAEWQVMRVLWAQPGATSQEIIQALQEGFDWQATTIKTLLGRLRKKNYLRMAKETSKYHYYPLISEEEHLQGQVELLLAAICSTKQGQLVEKLLDTGTFSQKSLENLASKISQLQKTAPERIACRCLVGQCTCGHHTKGERR